The following are encoded in a window of Microbacterium sp. LWO13-1.2 genomic DNA:
- a CDS encoding zinc-dependent alcohol dehydrogenase family protein, protein MRGVVMHGPGDVRVEEREKPTITRPTDAVIKIAATCICGSDLWPYRGADAVDATPMGHEYVGVVEEVGAEVKNVKVGDFVVGSFMASDNTCEICQAGYQSRCVHVVPMGKYGTQAEYTLVPHADGTLVATPGQPDADLIPALLAASDVLGTGWFAAVAAEAGPGKTVAVVGDGAVGLLGVLAAKQLGAERIIAMSRHDDRQELARTFGATDIVEERGDEGVARIKELTNGLGAHSVIEAVGTQESMMQAIRSTRAGGHVGYVGVAHEVALPGEELFFSGVHLHGGPAPVRRFLPELIQLIWDRKIDPGTVFDLTLPLADAAEGYRAMDERRATKVLLTV, encoded by the coding sequence ATGCGCGGAGTAGTCATGCACGGACCCGGTGATGTCCGGGTTGAAGAACGTGAGAAGCCGACGATCACCAGGCCGACGGATGCCGTCATCAAGATCGCCGCAACCTGCATCTGCGGGTCCGACCTCTGGCCCTACCGCGGTGCTGACGCCGTCGACGCGACGCCGATGGGGCACGAGTACGTCGGAGTCGTCGAGGAGGTCGGCGCGGAGGTGAAGAACGTGAAGGTCGGCGATTTCGTCGTGGGGTCGTTCATGGCATCCGACAACACGTGTGAGATCTGCCAGGCGGGCTACCAGTCCCGTTGCGTACATGTCGTGCCGATGGGGAAGTACGGGACGCAGGCCGAGTACACCCTCGTTCCGCACGCCGACGGCACGCTCGTCGCGACGCCCGGTCAGCCCGATGCCGATCTGATCCCGGCGCTGCTCGCGGCATCCGATGTGCTCGGCACAGGCTGGTTCGCCGCCGTCGCGGCCGAGGCCGGTCCCGGCAAGACCGTCGCCGTCGTGGGTGACGGAGCGGTCGGGCTGCTCGGCGTCCTCGCGGCCAAACAGCTCGGCGCCGAGCGCATCATCGCCATGAGCCGTCACGACGACCGCCAGGAGCTGGCGCGGACGTTCGGGGCCACGGACATCGTCGAAGAGCGCGGAGACGAGGGCGTCGCGAGGATCAAAGAGCTCACGAACGGGCTCGGCGCCCACTCGGTGATAGAGGCCGTCGGTACGCAGGAGTCGATGATGCAGGCCATCCGTTCGACCCGCGCCGGCGGACATGTCGGATACGTGGGCGTCGCGCACGAGGTCGCTCTGCCGGGCGAGGAGTTGTTCTTCTCCGGCGTGCACCTGCATGGTGGTCCCGCGCCGGTGCGGCGGTTCCTGCCGGAACTTATTCAGCTCATCTGGGATCGGAAGATCGACCCTGGCACCGTGTTCGACCTGACGTTGCCGCTCGCGGACGCAGCCGAGGGCTATCGGGCCATGGACGAGCGTCGAGCCACGAAGGTGCTGCTCACGGTGTGA
- a CDS encoding sulfurtransferase, translated as MRNFLSVDELTALFAQGAPVRLIDVRWRLDRPDGRADYLAGHIPGAVYVPLDTELSTHGRADEGRHPLPSTATLQEAARRWGVREGDVVVAYDDAKGISAARAWWLLRQAGVDVRVLDGGLGAWTAAGHGLTTDDVTPALGDVVLDEIGADALSIDEAAAFPASGVLLDVRAPERYRGETEPLDPVAGHIPGALNLPTLRHLDADGTILDPDSIRATIAELGVTAGTPVAAYCGSGVTAAHTAMVLAEAGVDAKVFPGSWSQWSNTSGRPVAIGSEPG; from the coding sequence ATGAGGAACTTCCTGAGTGTCGATGAGCTGACTGCTCTGTTCGCCCAGGGCGCCCCGGTGCGCCTGATCGATGTGCGCTGGCGGTTGGATCGGCCGGACGGCCGCGCCGACTATCTCGCCGGGCACATCCCCGGTGCGGTCTATGTTCCCCTCGACACCGAGCTCTCCACACACGGCCGGGCGGACGAGGGGCGGCATCCGCTGCCGTCGACCGCGACGTTGCAGGAGGCGGCACGCCGTTGGGGCGTCCGCGAAGGCGATGTCGTCGTCGCGTACGACGATGCGAAGGGAATCTCCGCGGCCCGCGCGTGGTGGCTGCTCCGTCAGGCCGGGGTCGATGTGCGGGTGCTCGACGGCGGCCTTGGTGCCTGGACGGCGGCGGGGCACGGACTCACCACAGACGATGTGACCCCAGCCCTCGGAGACGTCGTCCTCGACGAGATCGGCGCGGACGCCCTCTCGATCGATGAGGCCGCCGCGTTCCCTGCATCCGGCGTGCTCCTCGACGTGCGCGCCCCGGAACGCTACCGCGGTGAGACCGAGCCGCTCGACCCGGTCGCCGGACACATCCCGGGCGCGCTGAACCTGCCGACGCTGCGTCATCTGGATGCCGATGGCACGATCCTCGACCCCGACAGCATCCGTGCGACCATCGCAGAGCTCGGCGTGACCGCGGGCACCCCGGTGGCCGCCTACTGCGGTTCCGGCGTCACTGCCGCGCACACGGCAATGGTCCTCGCCGAAGCCGGTGTCGACGCGAAGGTGTTCCCCGGCTCGTGGAGTCAGTGGTCGAACACGTCTGGTCGCCCCGTCGCGATCGGGTCGGAACCGGGCTGA
- a CDS encoding acyl-CoA synthetase, giving the protein MSAPARTFTVRNVQLIRALFAAAAAVMITFSPDHSAAVGLSVFSGFAFVSAFVLVLAAWLVLPAGSRWSYLLLAALGFAAGMVSGIPPWRNDDLFFGVVCTWALVSGGVELLAGIRARRSDDPTARDAIAVGAFGVLLGILLLLIPAGLVQEYSIESAGTFELTGIILGVGMFGAYAAIVAVFLGIAGLTPRAKAAAEDAGITEPDQSAAPEAADRGGER; this is encoded by the coding sequence ATGTCTGCCCCTGCTCGCACGTTCACGGTACGCAACGTACAGCTGATTCGTGCACTGTTCGCGGCGGCTGCGGCCGTGATGATCACCTTCTCGCCGGACCACTCGGCGGCCGTCGGGCTGTCGGTCTTCAGCGGCTTCGCCTTCGTCAGCGCGTTCGTCCTCGTGCTCGCCGCCTGGCTCGTCCTTCCTGCGGGTTCCCGCTGGTCGTACCTGCTGCTGGCGGCACTCGGTTTCGCGGCCGGAATGGTCAGCGGGATCCCACCGTGGCGCAATGACGATCTGTTCTTCGGCGTCGTCTGCACGTGGGCGCTGGTCTCCGGTGGCGTCGAGCTGCTCGCCGGCATCCGTGCCCGCCGCTCCGACGACCCGACTGCCCGTGACGCCATCGCGGTCGGCGCCTTCGGCGTCCTGCTCGGCATTCTGCTCCTGCTGATCCCGGCCGGCCTCGTGCAGGAGTACTCGATCGAGAGCGCCGGCACATTCGAACTCACCGGGATCATCCTCGGCGTCGGGATGTTCGGCGCCTATGCGGCGATCGTCGCGGTGTTCCTCGGCATCGCCGGGCTCACGCCCCGAGCCAAGGCCGCAGCAGAGGATGCCGGAATCACCGAACCCGACCAGAGCGCGGCGCCGGAAGCGGCGGACCGCGGAGGAGAGCGATGA